The following coding sequences are from one Dreissena polymorpha isolate Duluth1 chromosome 8, UMN_Dpol_1.0, whole genome shotgun sequence window:
- the LOC127840354 gene encoding uncharacterized protein LOC127840354, protein MTCIAVLALLLVLTSMESETRELTSSELDALNNFIETTVACNSIPGLSVALVRNDMTVLARGYGFDDIEGNRKSTADSAFCIGSLTKAFTSTVIADVLSRHGRVTWDTPIYDILGATFRLSDDLLTRETTLRDLLAHKVGTPSYFHALLVGFDANMTRADLVKKLQYMPAVAPFRTQFHYSNFMYMLAGHVIETLAGETWEDLVTKRLLSKLGMRSTGFVDASDGIENVSTPYVLKNGTLVPVDKRLLLTVSPSGPAGSIYSTANDMTKWMIFHLNKGRTKHEYTPIVHPDWLETTYESQMTHPFEAKDLTRPLYPVSDASVSYNMGWVSSLYRGYRKLWHSGGIVTFSSQLWLYPDMRSGVFVASNGPLTSKGSTAIRNIAYFASDLLLGEEPWLNTSTTCSFPAPWKELQHQSLAIEIPRYKWNITRKMADYTGVYGHKGFGHIEIVVLDRNSLILRYGRFGKMKIFPQDEQVFYGYYVDELWFLTNADGRTDYMDIRFELTDGKVTALKLHIDLDSDQPNMTVFLKGGEYDSKALSKRNGINTSYSCCSGKNEHTKSRHGYSTKEVLKTKSRRPELHNGFPRTLSVLGTAALGHVHYIDRATFSKSWPVPLPKVRPARLLRCHLRCPRRSSITTIHIRTIAIPLGDLSTFWESVKSTGEKSESRDDGTRLINRAARRSSHIRPSSDDVPRPFTESFQLDLPVQSENGLDFLQTGKVDWPQNPLNEAILDDDAETKQGKSALANLSPVFTDGLLKVVSKMPT, encoded by the exons ATGACGTGCATAGCTGTTCTTGCGCTTCTGCTCGTACTTACGTCCATGGAGTCGGAGACGCGCGAGTTGACTTCAAGCGAGTTAGATGCGCTTAACAACTTCATCGAGACGACGGTCGCATGCAACTCCATACCGGGCCTGTCAGTGGCACTCGTGAGGAACGATATGACGGTGCTTGCTCGGGGATACGGGTTTGATGATATCGAGGGTAACCGGAAGTCGACGGCGGACTCCGCGTTTTGCATCGGCTCGCTCACCAAGGCGTTCACCAGCACTGTCATCGCAGATGTGCTGTCAAGACATGGGCG GGTCACGTGGGACACGCCAATCTATGATATTCTCGGAGCGACATTCCGGTTGAGTGACGACCTTCTCACACGGGAGACCACTCTACGCGACCTGCTCGCTCACAAGGTCGGCACGCCCTCCTACTTCCACGCCCTGCTTGTGGGATTCGACGCCAACATGACCCGCGCCGATCTCGTCAA GAAACTACAGTACATGCCAGCCGTTGCTCCATTTCGGACTCAGTTTCACTACAGCAACTTCATGTATATGTTAGCCGGTCACGTGATTGAGACACTCGCAGGGGAAACCTGGGAAGACCTAGTTACGAAACGCCTCCTATCGAAACTAGGCATGCGTAGTACCGGCTTTGTGGACGCCAGTGATGGAATTGAAAATGTGTCCACGCCATACGTGCTCAAGAATGGTACATTGGTCCCAGTGGACAAACGCCTGTTGCT AACTGTGTCCCCGTCTGGACCGGCCGGTTCGATTTATTCAACCGCCAACGACATGACCAAATGGATGATATTCCACCTAAACAAAGGCCGGACCAAGCACGAGTACACGCCGATTGTGCATCCGGACTGGCTGGAAACCACATACGAGTCTCAGATGACACATCCGTTTGAAGCGAAAGACCTCACCCGACCGCTGTATCCTGTCAGCGACGCTTCTGTGTCCTACAATATGGGCTGGGTGTCGTCCCTGTATAGAG GGTACAGGAAGTTGTGGCACTCAGGCGGCATTGTGACGTTTTCCAGTCAACTCTGGCTGTATCCGGACATGCGCAGTGGTGTGTTTGTTGCCAGCAATGGGCCTCTGACGTCAAAAGGATCGACTGCTATTAGG AATATTGCGTATTTTGCTTCTGACCTGCTTCTTGGCGAGGAACCATGGCTTAATACAAGCACCACGTGTTcattccccgccccttggaaaGAATTGCAACATCAGAGCTTAGCCATTGAAATTCCGCGTTACAAATGGAACATAACTAGAAAAATGGCGGACTATACAGGGGTTTATGGACATAAAGGATTCGGACATATAGAAATTGTAGTGTTGGATAGGAATTCACTTATTCTTAGATATGGGAGGTTTGGTAAAATGAAGATTTTCCCACAAGATGAACAAGTTTTCTATGGCTATTATGTTGACGAGCTGTGGTTCCTGACGAACGCTGACGGTAGAACAGATTACATGGATATCCGGTTTGAATTGACAGACGGGAAAGTGACTGCCCTGAAGCTACACATTGACCTCGACTCAGACCAGCCGAACATGACTGTGTTCTTGAAAGGCGGGGAGTATGACTCGAAAGCGTTATCGAAAAGGAACGGCATAAATACCTCGTACTCATGTTGTTCAGGGAAAAATGAACACACCAAATcca GACACGGTTACTCCACCAAGGAAGTGCTGAAAACCAAAAGCCGTCGACCTGAACTCCATAACGGTTTCCCACGCACGTTGAGCGTACTGGGTACCGCCGCCCTGGGACACGTCCATTATATTGATAGGGCCACCTTTTCGAAATCCTGGCCTGTACCTCTGCCCAAGGTCCGCCCCGCCCGTCTTCTACGCTGCCATCTCCGCTGCCCCCGTCGAAGTAGTATAACCACTATCCACATACGGACAATTGCCATTCCGCTCGGCGATCTTTCCACGTTCTGGGAGTCAGTAAAGTCAACAGGAGAGAAGTCCGAGTCgagggatgacggtactcgcttgaTTAACAGAGCTGCCCGCAGAAGTTCCCATATCCGACCCTCCTCAGACGAT GTCCCAcgccccttcacggagtcatttCAGCTGGACCTGCCTGTTCAGAgtgaaaat GGACTAGACTTTCTTCAGACAGGTAAGGTGGATTGGCCACAGAACCCACTGAATGAAGCCATTTTAGACGATGATGCAGAAACCAAGCAG GGGAAAAGTGCTCTGGCCAATCTTAGCCCAGTGTTCACAGATGGTCTACTGAAGGTCGTCTCGAAAATGCCCACTTGA